Below is a genomic region from Fusobacterium nucleatum.
TTTAATATAGGAATTAAGCTTTTTCCATATTCTGTTAATTTATATTCAACCTTTGGAGGAACAACAGGATAAACTTTTCTTTCTATTAAATTATCTTCTTCTAATTCTCTTAATTGTCTAGTAAGCATTCTTTCATTGATAGATGGAATAAATCTTTTTAATTCACTGTGACGAGCAACAGAATTAATGTTTATATAATATAAAATAATTGGTTTCCATTTTCCACCAACTATATCCAATGTAAATTCAAAAAAACAATTATATTTTTTATTTTTATCCATTCTACTCACCTCTTTTTATATTCTAATATTTATTGATAAAAAAGTAAATACGGACAAAAAAGACTGTACTTTACAAAAATAGGACATATAGTTATACTTCAATTAAGAATTATTAAATTTATCAGTAGGAGGTTTATTTATGAAAAAAGTACTTATAGTTGGTGGAGTTGCAGGAGGAGCCTCTACTGCCACAAGACTTAGAAGATTAGATGAAAATTTAGAAATAGTTATATTTGAAAAAGGAGAATACATTTCCTTTGCTAACTGTGGATTGCCTTATTATATAGGAGATATAATTCAAAATAGAGAAAGTCTTTTAGTTCAAACTCCTGAAAGTCTTAGAGCTAGATTTAATTTAGATATAAGAGTAAATAGTGAAGTTGTTGGAGTTAATGGAAAAGATAAAAAAGTAAAAGTTAAAACTAAAAATGGAGAGGAATATGAAGAAATTTTTGATTTCTTAGTTTTAGCTCCAGGGGCAAAACCAATTTTTCCAGCTATAAAAGGAATAGAAAATAAGAAAATATTTACACTTAGAAATATAAATGATATGGATAAAATAAAAGCTGAAATTAAAAATCACAATGTGAAAAAAGCAACTGTTATAGGTGGAGGTTATGTAGGGATTGAAACAGCTGAAAATTTAAAGCATTTAGGAATAGATACGACTTTAATTGAAGCAGCATCTCATATTTTAGCTCCATTTGATAGTGAAATTTCAAATATTTTAGAATATGAACTTGTAAATAATGGAATTAATCTTATGATTTCAGAAAAAGTAGTTGAGTTTCAAGAAGATGGGAATGAAATTATCATTAAGCTTGAAAGTGGAAAAATTGTTACAACAGATATGCTTATATTATCAATAGGAATTAGCCCAGATACTAAGTTCTTACAAAATTCTGGAATTAATTTAGGAGAAAGAGGACATATTCTTGTCAATGAAAAATTAGAAACTAATATAGATGGAATATATGCTTTAGGAGATAGTATAATTGTAAAAAATTATATAACAAATCAAGATGTTGCAATTCCTTTAGCAGGACCAGCTAATAGACAAGGAAGAATAGTGGCAGGAAATATAGTTGGAAGAAATGAAAAATATAAGGGAAGTTTAGGAACTGCCATTATAAAAATATTTGAATTGACAGGAGCTTCAACTGGATTAAATGAAAGAAGTTTAAAACAATTAAATATACCTTATGAAAAAGTATATTTACATCCTAATAACCATGCAGCTTATTATCCAGGAGCAACAGCGATATCTATAAAAGCTCTATATAATAAAGAAAATGGACAAATATTAGGAGCTCAAGCTGTTGGAATAAGTGGAGTGGACAAGTTTATAGATGTGATAGCAACAAGTATAAAATTTAAAGCTACAATAGATGATTTAACAGAATTAGAGCTTGCTTATGCTCCACCTTTCCTATCAGCAAAATCACCAGCTAATATGCTAGGATTTATTGGACAAAATATAGAGGATAATTTGTTAGGACAAGTATTTATGGAGGATTTAGAAAATTATAATGAAAAGGAAACTATAATTTTAGATGTAAGAGAAGAATTAGAGTTAATAAGTGGAAAACTCAATGATAGTATCAACATTCCTTTGAGTGAGCTTAGAAAAAGATATACTGAACTTCCAAAAGACAAAGAAATTTGGACATATTGTGCTGTTGGCTTGAGAGGATATATAGCATCAAGATTTTTAACTCAAAAAGGCTATAAGGTAAAAAATTTAGCTGGTGGAATAAAAATTGAAGAGAAAGAGCTTATAAAAACGCAAGAAGAGACTTTTTTTAACAAAGAAAACAGTGATTATAATGTTGATAAAGAAGATGAATATCTAGATTTGTCAGGACTTTCTTGTCCAGGACCACTTGTAAAAATAAAAGAAAAAATTGATAAATTACAAGAGAGTGAAAAATTAAAAGTA
It encodes:
- a CDS encoding winged helix-turn-helix transcriptional regulator, which gives rise to MDKNKKYNCFFEFTLDIVGGKWKPIILYYININSVARHSELKRFIPSINERMLTRQLRELEEDNLIERKVYPVVPPKVEYKLTEYGKSLIPILKSLVLWGKDYAKAIKFDNFKMNLPEE
- a CDS encoding CoA-disulfide reductase; protein product: MKKVLIVGGVAGGASTATRLRRLDENLEIVIFEKGEYISFANCGLPYYIGDIIQNRESLLVQTPESLRARFNLDIRVNSEVVGVNGKDKKVKVKTKNGEEYEEIFDFLVLAPGAKPIFPAIKGIENKKIFTLRNINDMDKIKAEIKNHNVKKATVIGGGYVGIETAENLKHLGIDTTLIEAASHILAPFDSEISNILEYELVNNGINLMISEKVVEFQEDGNEIIIKLESGKIVTTDMLILSIGISPDTKFLQNSGINLGERGHILVNEKLETNIDGIYALGDSIIVKNYITNQDVAIPLAGPANRQGRIVAGNIVGRNEKYKGSLGTAIIKIFELTGASTGLNERSLKQLNIPYEKVYLHPNNHAAYYPGATAISIKALYNKENGQILGAQAVGISGVDKFIDVIATSIKFKATIDDLTELELAYAPPFLSAKSPANMLGFIGQNIEDNLLGQVFMEDLENYNEKETIILDVREELELISGKLNDSINIPLSELRKRYTELPKDKEIWTYCAVGLRGYIASRFLTQKGYKVKNLAGGIKIEEKELIKTQEETFFNKENSDYNVDKEDEYLDLSGLSCPGPLVKIKEKIDKLQESEKLKVKVSDPGFYNDIQAWSKVTKNSLLSLDKKDGLTYATLQKGQTSKVVVKEQENVIIEDNSNMTMVVFSGDLDKAIAAFIIANGALTMGKKVTMFFTFWGLSILKKKNLAKKSFIEKMFAMMLPKNSQDLPVSKMNFFGIGAKMIRSVMKKKNIMSLEELMKKAKDSGVNITACTMSMDVMGISKEELIDGINYGGVGQYLGETEKSNNNLFI